One genomic segment of Methanothermobacter wolfeii includes these proteins:
- a CDS encoding ATP-binding protein, which translates to MIIAVSGKGGTGKTMFSASLIRILASTGADVLAIDADPDSNLPEALGVSVDRTVGDVREQLKRDTAEGRIPPSANKWDMLDYRVMESIVETEDFDVLVMGRPEGSGCYCAVNTMLRKIIENIASNYDYIVIDTEAGLEHLSRRTTQNVDVMIVVTDPSKRGVLTARRILELSEQLEIRFREIFLVLNRVRDEDLERLKEGVEREGIEVIGVIPEDPLVSEYDMEGKPLYELPEDSASFRAIKKVAERILNL; encoded by the coding sequence GTGATAATAGCAGTCAGTGGAAAGGGCGGAACCGGAAAAACAATGTTTTCAGCTTCCCTTATAAGGATACTTGCATCAACAGGGGCAGATGTCCTTGCAATAGATGCTGACCCCGATTCAAATCTTCCAGAGGCCCTGGGTGTGTCCGTTGACCGGACGGTGGGTGATGTCAGGGAACAGCTTAAGAGGGACACCGCAGAGGGCAGGATACCCCCATCAGCAAATAAATGGGACATGCTTGACTATCGTGTGATGGAATCAATAGTTGAAACAGAGGACTTTGACGTCCTTGTAATGGGCAGACCCGAGGGAAGCGGCTGCTACTGCGCTGTTAACACAATGCTGAGAAAGATAATTGAGAACATAGCCAGTAACTACGACTACATCGTAATTGACACGGAAGCAGGTCTGGAACACCTCAGCAGGAGGACAACACAGAACGTTGACGTCATGATAGTTGTAACCGACCCCTCAAAGAGGGGGGTGCTGACTGCAAGGAGAATACTTGAACTCTCAGAACAGCTTGAAATACGCTTCAGGGAGATATTCCTTGTCCTCAACAGGGTAAGGGATGAGGACCTTGAAAGACTGAAAGAGGGCGTGGAGAGGGAGGGTATTGAGGTTATAGGCGTCATACCCGAGGACCCTCTGGTATCAGAGTATGATATGGAGGGAAAACCACTCTATGAATTACCTGAAGATTCCGCATCATTCAGGGCCATAAAGAAGGTGGCTGAAAGGATACTAAATCTATAG
- the cdhD gene encoding CO dehydrogenase/acetyl-CoA synthase subunit delta produces MDKLTELLKLLQNTKSIEIKEFRMDVDELELYMMPAVQQAIQKTVEVREKVEALPEEEFNPPVRSYPGEVAQVKLGDGTRKSVYLGGQKALYRFEEPQPNPPVVTFDVFDIPMPGLPRPIREHFSDVMEDPGDWARKAVKEYGANMVTIHLIGTGPKVMDKSPRDAARDIEEVLQAVDVPLVIGGSGDPEKDPLVLEKAAEAAEGERCLLASANLDLDYRKVARAAIDYNHAVLSWAITDVNMQKTLNRYLMKEGLTREDIVMDPTTCALGYGIEFSIDVITRTRLAALKGDADLQMPMSSGTTNAWGSREAWMKKDEWGPTDYRGPLWEIVTGLTMMLSGVDIFMMLHPTSVKLLREIGETFTREYMTAETPDLREWITELDY; encoded by the coding sequence ATGGATAAATTAACGGAGCTTCTGAAGCTGCTTCAGAACACAAAATCCATTGAAATAAAGGAGTTCAGGATGGACGTTGATGAACTTGAACTCTACATGATGCCTGCAGTCCAGCAGGCCATCCAGAAGACGGTTGAAGTAAGGGAGAAGGTTGAAGCACTCCCTGAAGAAGAATTCAACCCGCCAGTAAGATCCTATCCAGGCGAAGTTGCCCAGGTAAAGCTGGGGGATGGAACAAGAAAGTCTGTCTACCTTGGAGGTCAGAAGGCCCTTTACAGGTTTGAGGAGCCCCAGCCAAACCCTCCAGTCGTAACCTTCGATGTATTTGACATACCAATGCCGGGACTTCCAAGGCCGATAAGGGAACACTTCAGTGACGTGATGGAGGACCCGGGTGACTGGGCAAGGAAGGCTGTGAAGGAGTACGGTGCCAACATGGTCACAATACACCTGATAGGTACAGGGCCAAAGGTCATGGACAAATCACCAAGGGACGCTGCAAGGGACATTGAGGAGGTCCTCCAGGCCGTGGATGTCCCCCTTGTAATTGGAGGATCAGGAGACCCTGAAAAGGACCCCCTTGTACTTGAAAAGGCCGCGGAGGCCGCCGAGGGTGAGAGGTGCCTCCTGGCATCAGCGAACCTTGACCTTGATTACAGGAAGGTTGCAAGGGCGGCCATTGATTACAACCATGCCGTCCTGTCATGGGCCATCACCGACGTTAACATGCAGAAGACCCTCAACAGGTACCTCATGAAGGAGGGCCTTACAAGGGAGGACATTGTCATGGACCCCACCACATGTGCACTTGGTTACGGTATAGAGTTCTCCATAGACGTAATAACAAGGACGAGGCTTGCAGCCCTCAAGGGAGACGCCGATCTGCAGATGCCAATGTCCTCAGGGACAACCAATGCCTGGGGTTCAAGGGAGGCATGGATGAAGAAGGATGAATGGGGACCCACCGACTACAGGGGTCCGCTGTGGGAGATTGTAACCGGACTTACTATGATGCTGTCAGGTGTGGACATATTCATGATGCTTCACCCAACATCCGTGAAGCTTCTAAGGGAAATAGGGGAGACCTTCACAAGGGAATACATGACTGCAGAGACACCTGACCTGAGGGAATGGATAACAGAACTGGATTATTAG
- the acsC gene encoding acetyl-CoA decarbonylase/synthase complex subunit gamma encodes MQVTAMDVYRLLPKSNCGKCNEASCMAFATKLIEKELTLDDCPQLSGDERQELEELLAPAVKEISFGPENRKVTIGGDQVLYRYELTYYNPTALVIDLPDDLPEDEFMGRAEDIQTLSFERTGETLTLDGIALRNKSGSPEKFAEAAERLGGMGYPLLLCSFNPEAMEAALRVVGDQRPIIYAATEENLDEMAELALKYECPVVLFAPGDLEGMKRLSWKLRSMGVADIILDPGTFTGEGIGDTIDNFVMIRRLAVEERDADFRFPILGVPALSRLSGEGDAVEENIREATVAATLMNRYADILILGGTEIWELMPLLTLRQGLYTDPRKPQTVDPGVYEFGEVDEDSPVILTTNFSLTYYTVEGDLKSGDVTAYLLVLDTEGRAVDVSLAGGQLNGPAVADLIKDTGIEERVKNKVLIIPGLVAPASGEIEDDTGWRVLVGPRDSSGIPDFLEKLASE; translated from the coding sequence TTGCAGGTCACTGCTATGGATGTGTATCGTTTACTGCCAAAGAGCAACTGTGGTAAATGTAATGAGGCTTCATGCATGGCATTTGCCACAAAACTCATTGAAAAGGAGCTAACCCTCGATGACTGCCCCCAGCTGAGCGGGGATGAAAGACAGGAACTTGAAGAGCTGCTTGCACCGGCCGTTAAAGAGATCAGCTTCGGCCCTGAAAACAGGAAGGTTACTATAGGAGGGGATCAGGTCCTCTATAGGTATGAACTCACATACTACAACCCCACAGCCCTCGTGATAGACTTACCGGATGATCTCCCAGAGGATGAATTCATGGGGAGGGCCGAGGATATCCAGACACTGAGCTTCGAACGAACAGGGGAAACACTGACACTTGACGGAATAGCCCTGAGAAATAAGTCAGGAAGCCCTGAAAAATTTGCTGAAGCGGCAGAAAGACTTGGAGGAATGGGATATCCCCTCCTACTGTGCAGCTTCAACCCTGAGGCAATGGAGGCAGCCCTCAGGGTGGTGGGTGACCAGAGACCCATCATTTATGCTGCAACAGAGGAGAACCTGGATGAAATGGCAGAACTCGCACTTAAATATGAATGCCCCGTCGTCCTCTTTGCGCCGGGCGACCTTGAAGGGATGAAGAGACTCTCCTGGAAGCTTCGTTCAATGGGCGTTGCTGACATTATCCTTGACCCTGGCACATTTACGGGTGAGGGAATAGGGGATACAATTGACAACTTCGTAATGATAAGGCGGCTTGCAGTTGAGGAGCGTGATGCAGACTTCAGGTTCCCGATCCTGGGGGTACCTGCACTTTCAAGGCTCTCAGGAGAAGGGGATGCTGTGGAGGAAAACATAAGGGAGGCTACGGTGGCAGCAACCCTCATGAACAGGTACGCGGACATCCTCATCCTGGGGGGCACGGAGATATGGGAGTTAATGCCCCTTTTAACACTCAGACAGGGACTCTACACTGATCCAAGGAAGCCGCAGACCGTCGACCCTGGCGTATATGAGTTCGGAGAGGTGGATGAGGATTCACCTGTTATACTGACAACTAACTTCTCCCTCACATACTATACAGTGGAGGGGGACCTCAAGTCAGGGGATGTTACAGCCTACCTCCTTGTCCTTGACACAGAGGGAAGGGCTGTGGATGTTTCCCTGGCAGGGGGCCAGCTCAACGGTCCTGCAGTGGCTGACCTCATAAAGGATACCGGGATAGAGGAAAGGGTTAAAAACAAGGTCCTCATCATACCGGGCCTTGTAGCACCGGCAAGTGGTGAGATAGAGGATGATACCGGATGGCGGGTGCTTGTAGGACCAAGGGACTCATCAGGGATACCTGATTTCCTTGAGAAACTCGCATCAGAGTAG
- a CDS encoding 4Fe-4S dicluster domain-containing protein, translated as MLMVLDPARCSGCDDCINACRNTHGTARAKKGNKMPVFCLQCHPEKAPCARICPVGAIREVDGALVIDEDACILCKLCMVACPVGMIVMDPEKRSAEKCTLCMDADCIIPACVDACKENVLKLISVDDLAELNDRLEFSDILEEAMKFYRKS; from the coding sequence ATGCTGATGGTTCTTGATCCGGCAAGGTGCAGTGGCTGCGATGACTGTATCAATGCATGCAGGAACACCCATGGAACTGCAAGGGCAAAGAAGGGAAATAAGATGCCGGTGTTCTGTCTCCAGTGCCACCCTGAAAAGGCACCATGCGCACGCATATGCCCTGTTGGCGCCATAAGGGAGGTTGACGGGGCCCTTGTAATCGATGAAGACGCATGCATACTCTGCAAGCTCTGCATGGTGGCATGTCCCGTTGGCATGATAGTCATGGACCCTGAAAAGAGATCTGCAGAGAAATGCACCCTCTGCATGGACGCCGACTGCATCATCCCGGCGTGCGTTGACGCCTGCAAGGAGAACGTCCTCAAGCTTATTTCAGTGGACGACCTTGCGGAACTGAATGACCGGTTGGAGTTCAGCGACATCCTTGAGGAGGCCATGAAGTTTTACAGGAAAAGTTAG
- a CDS encoding HEAT repeat domain-containing protein encodes MGSSINTEVLLRRGDVYGLMEALEDDDFTVRRDAAEALETLADERALEALIRSLRYEEWQEEYPVLTGVRAASARALGRIGNPKAVDHLIMALDDTDIDVKIAAIRSLSGFPEERVFEAIRRFIDHPDENVRKNAVWALIKLNPERGLRYASMALYDESWVVRKTAARSMIGVADEGYLDILIDKLGDPDSDVRRQALLAVVNIGEAAVKPLIQKLEDPSWQTRAMVAEALGEIGSKKDVKPLKGMLSGRKRDENRYVRGKVAEALGLIGDPEAVEALQRAAKDPYPFVRRKARAALDIIDAKPDLEVFDNGELRFRYPRFWDLSEASEDERLVEGSWDDNLEFVIKRKEVPEITAEEFSEVLFDVLVRKGFFNLSRDIIRIDNEHGYIMTGETKEKRVIVFVFKKKMNIYYIYFRGPLERIRDSYRYIRVFINTLHA; translated from the coding sequence TTGGGATCTTCTATAAACACTGAGGTGCTCCTCAGGAGGGGGGATGTTTACGGCCTCATGGAGGCCCTGGAAGATGATGACTTTACCGTCAGGAGGGATGCTGCCGAGGCCCTGGAAACTCTGGCAGATGAAAGGGCCCTTGAAGCCCTTATCAGATCCCTGAGATATGAGGAATGGCAGGAAGAATATCCTGTGCTTACAGGGGTGAGGGCGGCTTCAGCGAGGGCCCTTGGAAGGATAGGAAACCCTAAAGCCGTTGATCACCTCATAATGGCCCTTGATGACACCGACATCGACGTTAAAATAGCGGCCATCAGGTCCCTTTCAGGGTTCCCTGAGGAAAGGGTCTTCGAAGCCATAAGGAGATTTATAGACCATCCCGACGAGAACGTCAGGAAAAATGCTGTTTGGGCCCTCATAAAACTGAACCCTGAAAGGGGGCTCAGGTATGCCTCCATGGCCCTTTACGATGAATCATGGGTTGTTAGGAAGACTGCTGCCAGGTCAATGATAGGAGTGGCAGACGAGGGCTACCTGGACATCCTCATTGATAAACTTGGCGACCCTGATTCCGATGTCAGGAGACAGGCTCTTCTTGCAGTTGTGAATATAGGGGAGGCAGCTGTTAAGCCACTCATCCAGAAGCTTGAAGATCCCTCCTGGCAGACAAGGGCCATGGTTGCGGAGGCTCTTGGTGAGATAGGATCAAAGAAAGATGTTAAACCGCTTAAAGGGATGCTTTCCGGGCGTAAAAGGGATGAAAACCGTTATGTCCGCGGTAAGGTAGCCGAGGCCCTTGGACTCATAGGCGACCCTGAAGCCGTCGAGGCCCTCCAGAGGGCCGCGAAAGACCCCTACCCCTTTGTAAGGAGGAAGGCCCGTGCAGCCCTTGATATTATTGATGCCAAACCTGACCTTGAGGTATTTGATAACGGGGAGCTGAGGTTCAGGTACCCCCGCTTCTGGGATCTCAGTGAGGCCAGTGAGGATGAAAGGCTGGTTGAAGGATCATGGGACGACAACCTTGAATTCGTTATAAAGCGAAAGGAAGTTCCTGAAATCACTGCAGAAGAGTTTTCAGAAGTCCTATTTGATGTACTGGTTAGGAAAGGATTTTTTAATCTTTCAAGGGATATAATAAGAATTGATAATGAACACGGGTATATAATGACGGGTGAAACAAAGGAAAAAAGGGTTATTGTATTTGTTTTTAAAAAGAAAATGAACATATACTACATCTACTTCAGGGGGCCCCTTGAGAGAATCAGGGACTCATACCGGTATATCAGGGTGTTTATCAACACCCTCCATGCTTAA
- a CDS encoding prenyltransferase/squalene oxidase repeat-containing protein, translating to MRIVTEGPGIVSHDIPSLMGLKAYAYPPLFHLIASALYTVSRSDAVFFLLPAFFGTAAVLVIYMISLEISSNHEQSLLSALLFSMTPSFVTRTSTFMPESLGILLFTGILWMIVRYIKTVPGYPDINNFELGGFLNLFKGNARYLLGASVIFIMYPFTHRGWIFLAIAVLILIATFLTPSFRKRPLEFGLIFAAMVVFLVEFIAFAARFQAVPVTILGFPKWMGVLQLVVGLYGALILLKSRNPVHRFLIIWAAVFMIIGTYSFRFRDPYAAIPLTLIAGYGLMSVIMKIRDSEVLKRYPLLKWDIGPSLKSGAILLLILVPVSQGAAMAYSNVITPSPEQISAFSWIEKNTPQDAVFMARINESYLLIGNTHRRDVLLWNTVYRGFMGDAPSVKENRMIQKEVSTIFDSSIPPEAYYLIEKNNISYLYLTRNDHKSGIGLYAPYDPHFKTVFVSGDVSVYRYIRNPELESNTSEIRPQNNRYGEIIGFIEKFWNGYSYSEAGGNGYNDPARDLEFGSLFKGSYESNAMIAALYLQMGDETGDASLTERGNYLIKWLSYRQMDNGSFPAGMPPAEYTLTTMQTIHPLMALKSTESNEIVSKGLRFVESQTEKDEISIAPGKTSSTILGPDYLKLKTESQVSGMNPEGKGEVVNSIIREQGFDGAWSSREYENIGILKGLALYYISTKDEQVLESVQKGAEWLRNHQNTDGSFQGDGEEDVYCLSHYSDAALIYSVAGDSASLERTLNHITKRGVKNDPTPLRSFMTLIWDMKLIYGDDRALEIAGKTLHD from the coding sequence ATGAGAATCGTTACAGAGGGTCCCGGAATAGTTTCACATGACATCCCGTCACTTATGGGCCTCAAAGCATATGCATACCCCCCATTATTCCATCTGATAGCCTCCGCACTATACACGGTATCAAGATCAGACGCCGTATTCTTTCTCCTTCCTGCATTTTTCGGAACGGCAGCCGTCCTTGTAATCTACATGATCTCCCTTGAGATCTCGAGTAACCATGAGCAATCACTCCTATCAGCCCTTCTTTTCTCCATGACCCCATCCTTTGTTACAAGGACCTCCACATTCATGCCTGAATCCCTCGGTATTCTGCTATTCACCGGGATCCTGTGGATGATTGTAAGATACATTAAAACCGTGCCGGGGTACCCGGATATCAATAACTTTGAGCTTGGAGGGTTTCTGAACCTCTTCAAGGGTAATGCGAGGTACCTCCTTGGAGCTTCAGTTATATTCATAATGTACCCCTTCACCCACAGGGGGTGGATTTTCCTTGCAATCGCGGTCCTGATCCTTATTGCCACATTCCTGACACCCTCATTCAGGAAAAGGCCCCTTGAATTTGGCTTGATATTTGCAGCCATGGTAGTCTTCCTCGTTGAGTTCATAGCATTCGCTGCAAGATTTCAGGCCGTGCCTGTTACAATACTTGGATTCCCAAAGTGGATGGGAGTACTGCAGCTTGTAGTTGGACTCTACGGCGCCCTTATTCTTTTAAAATCCCGGAATCCTGTTCATCGATTCCTGATAATCTGGGCGGCGGTCTTCATGATAATAGGAACCTACTCATTCAGGTTCCGAGACCCCTACGCGGCAATACCCCTCACACTGATTGCCGGTTACGGACTCATGTCAGTAATCATGAAAATAAGGGATTCTGAAGTCCTAAAAAGGTATCCTCTCCTTAAATGGGACATCGGGCCTTCGCTGAAGAGTGGGGCGATTCTGCTCCTGATACTGGTACCCGTAAGTCAGGGCGCCGCCATGGCATACTCAAACGTAATCACACCGAGCCCTGAACAGATCTCTGCATTCAGCTGGATAGAGAAAAACACGCCTCAGGATGCTGTTTTCATGGCAAGAATCAATGAATCTTATCTTTTAATTGGGAACACCCATCGAAGAGACGTTCTTCTCTGGAATACGGTCTACAGGGGTTTCATGGGGGATGCTCCATCCGTAAAGGAGAACCGGATGATCCAGAAGGAGGTCTCAACAATCTTTGATTCCTCGATACCCCCAGAGGCCTATTACCTCATTGAAAAAAACAATATAAGCTACCTGTACCTTACAAGGAATGATCATAAAAGCGGTATAGGTCTCTACGCCCCCTACGACCCCCACTTTAAAACTGTCTTCGTGTCGGGGGATGTCTCGGTTTACCGCTACATCAGAAATCCGGAGCTTGAATCAAATACATCAGAAATAAGGCCCCAGAATAACAGATACGGTGAAATTATAGGCTTTATCGAAAAATTCTGGAATGGCTACTCATATTCAGAGGCTGGTGGTAATGGATACAACGACCCTGCAAGGGACCTCGAGTTCGGCAGCCTCTTTAAGGGTTCATATGAAAGTAACGCCATGATAGCAGCTCTCTATCTCCAAATGGGGGATGAAACAGGGGATGCAAGCCTCACAGAGAGGGGGAACTATCTCATTAAATGGCTGTCTTACAGGCAGATGGATAACGGTTCATTCCCCGCTGGCATGCCCCCTGCAGAATATACACTCACGACAATGCAAACCATTCACCCATTAATGGCTTTGAAATCAACTGAAAGCAATGAGATTGTCAGCAAAGGTCTAAGGTTCGTTGAATCCCAGACTGAAAAGGATGAAATCAGTATAGCGCCCGGCAAAACCTCTTCCACAATCCTTGGACCGGATTATCTCAAACTCAAAACAGAATCCCAGGTATCCGGCATGAACCCCGAAGGTAAAGGGGAAGTTGTGAACTCCATTATCCGGGAACAGGGCTTTGATGGTGCCTGGAGTTCCAGGGAATACGAGAACATCGGAATACTGAAGGGACTGGCACTTTACTACATCTCCACAAAGGATGAACAGGTACTTGAATCAGTTCAGAAGGGTGCGGAATGGCTCAGGAACCACCAGAACACTGACGGATCATTCCAGGGTGATGGGGAGGAGGATGTATACTGTTTAAGCCATTACTCCGATGCAGCCCTGATCTACAGCGTTGCCGGGGACAGCGCATCCCTTGAGAGAACACTCAACCATATCACTAAAAGGGGCGTTAAAAACGACCCGACACCCCTCAGATCCTTCATGACCCTCATATGGGATATGAAGCTGATATATGGTGATGACAGGGCCCTTGAGATTGCAGGTAAAACTCTCCACGACTGA
- a CDS encoding geranylgeranyl reductase family protein, with product MNYDVVVAGGRVAGSIFAYHAAKKGLRVIVAEKNPEIGVPVQCAGGVSDSFFRSMDIKPLPEFTYTRIRAAAINSPSGARIITENPIIRGYTIERKVFDRYLALRAAEAGADITVNTRVEGLLLDEGSVTGVNLRGPDGSRDVRCRMVIAADGISSRVARMAGLDTRFRPEDICSCAQYEMVGVDVEDDMMEFYFGSQVAPSGYLWVFPRGDGKANIGLGMRRRSCSERGPLHYLKRFTEGMGYQRTEFVAGAVPVGGPVEKTYTDGILVVGDAAGQVDPLTGGGIHIAAECAKIAADVSADAIESDRTDSEFLSEYQRRWYDKIGRNLKRSLKYRRVLDDLGDDELDQLIGSLEGKDLSSISKISLLKALREYPSIIKILKEML from the coding sequence ATGAACTACGATGTGGTTGTTGCCGGTGGACGGGTGGCTGGATCCATATTCGCATATCATGCTGCAAAGAAAGGGCTGAGGGTGATTGTGGCTGAAAAGAACCCTGAAATAGGAGTCCCTGTCCAGTGTGCAGGAGGAGTCAGCGACAGTTTCTTCAGGTCCATGGACATCAAACCCCTCCCTGAATTCACCTACACAAGGATAAGGGCCGCGGCCATCAACTCCCCATCCGGTGCAAGGATAATAACAGAAAACCCCATCATAAGGGGATATACAATTGAAAGGAAGGTCTTCGACAGGTACCTTGCATTGAGGGCTGCTGAAGCCGGGGCCGACATAACCGTAAATACAAGGGTGGAGGGCCTACTCCTCGATGAAGGCTCCGTCACCGGTGTGAATCTCAGGGGGCCAGATGGCAGCAGGGATGTGAGATGCAGGATGGTCATTGCAGCGGATGGCATCAGCTCCAGGGTTGCCAGGATGGCCGGACTGGACACTCGATTCAGGCCAGAGGACATCTGCTCCTGTGCCCAGTACGAGATGGTGGGTGTTGATGTTGAGGATGATATGATGGAATTCTACTTCGGTAGCCAGGTGGCGCCCTCAGGTTACCTCTGGGTGTTTCCCCGGGGCGATGGGAAGGCCAATATAGGACTGGGTATGCGGAGAAGGAGCTGCTCAGAAAGGGGGCCCCTCCATTACCTGAAAAGATTCACGGAAGGAATGGGATATCAGAGGACAGAGTTTGTTGCTGGTGCAGTTCCTGTTGGAGGTCCTGTGGAGAAAACATACACAGATGGCATCCTTGTTGTGGGTGATGCTGCAGGACAGGTAGACCCCCTTACAGGTGGAGGCATACACATCGCAGCAGAATGTGCAAAAATAGCGGCAGATGTGTCTGCAGATGCAATAGAAAGTGACAGGACAGATAGCGAGTTCCTTTCAGAGTATCAGAGAAGATGGTATGATAAAATCGGGCGCAACCTTAAAAGATCACTTAAATATAGGAGGGTCCTTGATGATCTTGGTGACGATGAACTTGATCAACTCATAGGATCCTTAGAAGGAAAAGACTTAAGTTCAATCTCAAAGATATCTCTTCTGAAAGCCCTCAGGGAATATCCTTCAATAATTAAAATACTGAAGGAGATGCTCTGA
- a CDS encoding 4Fe-4S binding protein — MKHERSRCMLCGACENVCPYDIIEAGAKPKDECRGCGRCAAVCPVDAIGC; from the coding sequence TTGAAGCATGAAAGGTCAAGGTGTATGCTCTGCGGTGCGTGCGAAAACGTCTGTCCATATGACATAATCGAAGCCGGAGCGAAGCCTAAAGATGAATGCAGAGGCTGCGGACGCTGCGCAGCAGTCTGTCCCGTGGATGCTATTGGGTGTTGA
- a CDS encoding metallophosphoesterase family protein: MDKKISQISDIHFGEKNFSDTLKDNLIRQLEDENPDLIVVSGDLTTEGYAHEYELAAAFADALREITSTYIIPGNHDARNVGLVHFEKLIGNRKFVHHDSDFAVIGLDSSEPDINDGQIGMDQLEWLRRELDRVPDHLCKIVTFHHHLLPIPNTGRERNILLDSGDLLRLLNEYGVDFVLNGHKHVPNVWMIEGMVTFNSGTATTRKLRGETFPSHNQLRINDEMIAVDLINTENGSKREIANYSVSVENDEYRICSYRHSV, encoded by the coding sequence ATGGATAAAAAGATTTCACAGATTTCTGATATACACTTCGGTGAAAAGAATTTCTCAGACACCCTCAAGGATAACCTTATCAGGCAGCTTGAGGATGAAAACCCGGACCTCATAGTTGTTTCAGGTGACCTGACAACAGAGGGCTATGCCCATGAATATGAACTTGCAGCTGCCTTTGCAGATGCGCTGAGGGAGATAACATCAACCTACATAATCCCGGGCAACCATGATGCTAGGAATGTTGGACTTGTACACTTCGAGAAGCTCATAGGCAACAGGAAGTTTGTCCACCATGACTCAGACTTTGCAGTTATAGGCCTGGATTCATCGGAACCCGATATAAATGATGGCCAGATAGGTATGGATCAGCTCGAGTGGCTTCGAAGGGAGCTGGATAGAGTCCCTGATCATCTCTGTAAGATAGTCACCTTCCACCACCACCTCCTTCCCATACCCAACACCGGTCGTGAAAGGAACATACTCCTTGATTCAGGGGATCTTCTAAGGCTTCTTAATGAATACGGCGTTGACTTTGTCCTTAACGGCCACAAACATGTCCCAAATGTCTGGATGATTGAGGGTATGGTGACATTCAACTCGGGAACAGCGACAACAAGGAAACTGAGGGGTGAAACATTCCCATCCCATAACCAGCTCAGAATAAACGATGAAATGATTGCAGTGGACCTTATAAATACTGAGAATGGTTCAAAGAGGGAGATCGCAAATTATTCTGTCAGTGTGGAGAATGATGAGTACCGGATATGCTCCTACAGACATTCAGTATGA